One genomic segment of Oncorhynchus kisutch isolate 150728-3 linkage group LG15, Okis_V2, whole genome shotgun sequence includes these proteins:
- the LOC116353593 gene encoding uncharacterized protein LOC116353593 isoform X2: MDSLAAKDLACLLGGYCKLLVDPRVCVFRLGRPKVRVHRIPAEEGYVSRCCSDSNDSSDEDYPAEPPPTHTRKRHAPASKDREGWRREKEEQRGAEGKKERAEKEDKDKHEVKIIVTSEKDMEVEEEDGREDGGREIHLGGNANEGRVEQDMVLDTNWYHTDPRVNSSFSSLSSGSLSAALEESGVAARGEDPAKASSRVDALREDSPSRHSKQPTRGIATLDVHHPFLLEVTAPSPQRQREGAAGSTASAPVRPTNLSYRSNDSSCLCFAELSQGSYLPSPPEATSDEEETEEVEDDDDEEELRRLSKIPSQIDLRLIDKICARSNKTASNNKLDIPRIIPNLTSCEKRTVCSSAHKGEERLSIHSGDSEPFLTPSPNPPPPIARESASESDDEFFDAQERFTPPVPSDGTENSLDATDNKRHIKRWTGTGNGLPVVPEMEPPSPLKKKHSSPDHKKQQETQRDPKPHSNQASTQRVDAKTKPPPLAPKPQLPIKPELAPKPQMGPQRSPQRGSPYSHCNGDAGGGHAGLLEVDTMEPDTMEFKSVTSGAGGPPLASPLITAVRKSQQPPAGPQGVENGPKMENSSKQENGSKNGTHHALPKDRVLVTADNRRADVETKTNRVTLLKGEVRTGVGVDLPKNLPSLSPIPHSASGDEIRLSLATPPPLSPKPSPPSLHPLSVLPIPVSPNEKGGTCPPSGLHPWVSCNGSNQTGRRVSLSHENLSPKNTDAPLSLTTSLTTSSKGTAGDPESTGRSGSDLRVSSSSLGGRLPTSALRGRIQALPWYMTRSQEILGTLDHSSTSSVNGDVTSGYGSGLSVSGASEVSKVTAQATVGETAGGKGKKEVVEDGAEVVIATIKEFQEVTPRAKEANGNSGSHPNLSLRENGAHVSEPYGFLGSCKSEQPQSRPHSEVGLGGGSGPPLEGDSLEHTPPPAHREACGCRTVYANCFSGDVEDGCGFDEELTIYEFSKRTRPKPAHSTPLASPTSPIPSPNILSLLRDTPRPLSTLSTTSSELSPLLSRPVSPTPPIGSLRSLTNKHYGGLKGGFVSLRQDINQLLLVLAGPSPSSEPSKTDQDEGGEGGPNPAQEEGPTACCGGASPPPMTEPERNLLQAEARRLATGCQRATRVGWAPEEALRSLSNSFSALVQLSAACLRTHPCPGCDVCRNGGQIQSTDDDGGQEEALDKLKEIVGLYREFVGAVETAGAGSGSSSGTGSGDGQGEGEGVRLLAKRCTVLISSVFSLTQLFRTHSPDLPGHTPLNF; this comes from the exons ATGGACTCTCTGGCAGCCAAAGACCTGGCGTGTCTACTGGGGGGCTACTGCAAGCTCCTGGTGGaccccagagtgtgtgtgttccgtcTGGGACGCCCCAAGGTCCGGGTTCACAGGATACCTgctgaggaag GCTATGTGTCCCGCTGCTGTAGTGACTCCAATGACTCTTCAGATGAGGACTACCCTGCCGAGCCTCCGCCAACGCACACCCGCAAACGCCACGCACCCGCCAGCAAAgacagggaggggtggaggagagaaaaggaggagcagagaggagcagagggaaagaaagaaagagctgAAAAAGAAGACAAAGATAAGCATGAGGTGAAGATCATTGTGACGTCAGAGAAGGACATGGAAGTTGAGGAGGAGGACGGAAGagaagatggaggaagagagatacaTCTAGGAGGTAACGCCAATGAAGGAAGAGTGGAACAGGACATGGTACTGGACACTAACTGGTATCACACAGACCCACGGGTTAACAGTAGCTTCTCCAGCCTGTCCAGTGGCTCTTTGAGTGCTGCCTTGGAGGAAAGCGGTGTCGCAGCCAGGGGAGAGGACCCAGCCAAGGCCTCCTCTCGTGTGGACGCCCTGCGTGAGGACAGCCCCTCTCGCCATTCCAAACAGCCGACTCGGGGGATCGCCACACTGGATGTCCACCATCCATTCCTCCTGGAGGTCACAGCTCCCTCTCCACAGCGCCAGAGAGAGGGCGCCGCCGGCAGCACGGCCTCCGCACCCGTACGCCCCACCAACCTGAGTTACCGTAGCAACGATAGCTCGTGTCTTTGCTTCGCCGAGCTTTCCCAAGGCAGCTACCTCCCTAGCCCCCCCGAGGCCACCAGCGACgaggaggagacggaggaagTTGAGGatgacgatgatgaggaggaactGAGACGGCTTTCtaagatacccagtcagatagaCCTGCGCCTCATCGACAAGATCTGCGCCCGGTCTAACAAAACTGCTTCCAACAACAAGTTAGACATCCCCAGAATCATCCCCAACCTCACCTCCTGTGAAAAGAGGACTGTTTGTAGCTCTGCCCACAAAGGGGAGGAGCGTCTATCAATTCACTCTGGAGATTCCGAGCCTTTCCTAACGCCGTCCcctaatcctcctcctcctattgctAGGGAAAGTGCTTCGGAGTCAGATGATGAGTTCTTCGATGCCCAGGAGCGGTTCACTCCTCCAGTTCCTTCTGATGGTACAG aaaaCAGTTTGGATGCGACTGACAATAAGAGGCACATTAAACGCTGGACTGGCACAGGGAACGGACTGCCAGTGGTACCAGAGATGGAGCCTCCCTCACCCCTCAAAAAGAAGCACTCCTCCCCTGACCACAAGAAACAGCAGGAGACCCAACGAGACCCAAAGCCCCATTCAAACCAGGCTTCCACTCAGAGGGTTGATGCCAAGACCAAGCCTCCACCATTGGCCCCCAAGCCCCAGCTACCCATAAAACCTGAACTGGCCCCCAAGCCCCAGATGGGCCCCCAGAGGTCTCCCCAGCGCGGCAGTCCATACTCCCATTGTAACGGAGATGCTGGTGGGGGCCATGCGGGCCTGCTGGAGGTAGACACCATGGAACCAGACACCATGGAGTTTAAATCAGTCACCTCGGGAGCGGGGGGGCCTCCGCTCGCCTCCCCCCTCATCACGGCGGTACGGAAGAGCCAGCAACCCCCTGCCGGTCCACAGGGTGTGGAGAACGGGCCTAAGATGGAGAACAGTTCTAAGCAAGAGAACGGTTCTAAGAACGGGACTCATCACGCGCTTCCTAAGGACCGTGTTCTGGTCACTGCTGACAACAGGAGAGCTGATGTTGAAACTAAAACAAACAGGGTTACCCTGCTGAAGGGAGAGGTCAGAACGGGGGTTGGGGTGGACCTCCCGAAAAATCTGCCAAGCCTGTCCCCCATTCCACATTCTGCTTCAGGAGATGAGATCAGGTTGAGCCTGGCCacccctccaccactctctcccaaaccctcccctccttctctccatcccctatCAGTCCTCCCCATCCCGGTCTCACCAAATGAGAAAGGGGGGACGTGTCCGCCGAGCGGCCTCCACCCCTGGGTTAGTTGCAACGGGAGCAATCAGACCGGGAGGAGGGTCTCTCTGAGTCACGAGAACTTGTCGCCCAAAAATACAGACGCCCCCCTCAGCCTGACCACCTCCCTCACCACCTCCTCTAAAGGGACAGCGGGAGACCCAGAGAGCACAGGAAGGTCAGGGTCAGACTTGAGGGTCAGTTCTTCCAGCCTGGGGGGCCGTCTGCCTACCTCAGCCCTGAGAGGGAGGATCCAGGCCCTGCCTTGGTACATGACCCGCTCGCAGGAGATCCTGGGCACCCTGGACCACTCTTCCACCAGCTCCGTCAACGGGGATGTCACGTCCGGCTATGGCTCCGGTCTGTCAGTCAGCGGAGCCTCTGAGGTCAGCAAGGTCACTGCCCAGGCAACAGTTGGAGAGACTGCAGGGGGAAAAGGGAAGAAGGAAGTGGTGGAGGATGGAGCCGAGGTTGTCATAGCAACCATCAAAGAGTTCCAGGAAGTGACTCCGCGTGCGAAGGAGGCCAACGGGAATAGCGGGTCGCACCCCAACCTGTCCCTGAGAGAAAACGGCGCACACGTCTCAGAACCCTACGGATTCCTGGGGTCCTGCAAGTCAGAGCAGCCTCAGTCCAGACCCCACTCAGAGGTGGGGTTAGGGGGCGGTTCAGGCCCGCCCCTAGAGGGGGACTCTCTGGAGCACACCCCTCCCCCAGCCCACCGTGAGGCGTGCGGCTGCCGCACCGTCTACGCCAACTGCTTCAGCGGTGACGTGGAGGACGGCTGTGGCTTCGACGAGGAGCTCACCATCTACGAGTTCTCCAAACGCACGCGCCCCAAACCAGCCCATTCTACACCCCTggcctcccccacctcccccatCCCCTCCCCCAACATCCTGTCCCTGCTGAGAGACACCCCTCgccccctctccaccctctccaccacctcctcaGAGCTCAGCCCACTCCTGTCCCGCCCTGTCTCCCCCACGCCCCCCATCGGCTCCCTGCGTTCCCTCACCAACAAGCACTATGGGGGGCTGAAAGGGGGCTTCGTTTCCCTGAGACAGGACATCAATCAGCTCCTACTGGTCCTGGCTGGGCCATCACCATCATCAGAACCTTCCAAAACAGATCAGGATGAGGGTGGAGAAGGGGGACCCAACCCAGCCCAAGAAGAGGGTCCAACCGCGTGCTGTGGAGGTGCAAGTCCTCCGCCCATGACGGAGCCTGAGAGGAATTTACTCCAGGCGGAGGCACGGCGGTTGGCAACAGGGTGCCAACGTGCCACACGTGTGGGCTGGGCTCCAGAGGAGGCGCTTCGTTCCTTATCCAACAGTTTCAGTGCCCTGGTGCAGCTCTCCGCAGCCTGCCTGAGAACACACCCCTGTCCTGGATGTGATGTCTGCCGCAACGGGGGTCAGATCCAGAGCACTGATGATGATGGGGGCCAGGAGGAGGCTCTGGACAAGCTGAAGGAGATCGTAGGGCTGTACAGGGAGTTTGTTGGGGCTGTGGAGACTGCTGGAGCCGGGTCTGGGTCCAGCAGTGGGACGGGGTCTGGGGATGGACAGGGAGAGGGCGAAGGGGTGAGGCTACTGGCCAAACGGTGCACGGTGCTCATCTCTTCCGTCTTTTCGCTAACACAGCTGTTCAGGACGCACTCGCCGGACTTGCCAGGTCACACGCCTCTCAACTTTTGA
- the LOC116353593 gene encoding uncharacterized protein LOC116353593 isoform X1, which produces MDSLAAKDLACLLGGYCKLLVDPRVCVFRLGRPKVRVHRIPAEEGVCEGKFAVIEGVCYESLTSYVSRCCSDSNDSSDEDYPAEPPPTHTRKRHAPASKDREGWRREKEEQRGAEGKKERAEKEDKDKHEVKIIVTSEKDMEVEEEDGREDGGREIHLGGNANEGRVEQDMVLDTNWYHTDPRVNSSFSSLSSGSLSAALEESGVAARGEDPAKASSRVDALREDSPSRHSKQPTRGIATLDVHHPFLLEVTAPSPQRQREGAAGSTASAPVRPTNLSYRSNDSSCLCFAELSQGSYLPSPPEATSDEEETEEVEDDDDEEELRRLSKIPSQIDLRLIDKICARSNKTASNNKLDIPRIIPNLTSCEKRTVCSSAHKGEERLSIHSGDSEPFLTPSPNPPPPIARESASESDDEFFDAQERFTPPVPSDGTENSLDATDNKRHIKRWTGTGNGLPVVPEMEPPSPLKKKHSSPDHKKQQETQRDPKPHSNQASTQRVDAKTKPPPLAPKPQLPIKPELAPKPQMGPQRSPQRGSPYSHCNGDAGGGHAGLLEVDTMEPDTMEFKSVTSGAGGPPLASPLITAVRKSQQPPAGPQGVENGPKMENSSKQENGSKNGTHHALPKDRVLVTADNRRADVETKTNRVTLLKGEVRTGVGVDLPKNLPSLSPIPHSASGDEIRLSLATPPPLSPKPSPPSLHPLSVLPIPVSPNEKGGTCPPSGLHPWVSCNGSNQTGRRVSLSHENLSPKNTDAPLSLTTSLTTSSKGTAGDPESTGRSGSDLRVSSSSLGGRLPTSALRGRIQALPWYMTRSQEILGTLDHSSTSSVNGDVTSGYGSGLSVSGASEVSKVTAQATVGETAGGKGKKEVVEDGAEVVIATIKEFQEVTPRAKEANGNSGSHPNLSLRENGAHVSEPYGFLGSCKSEQPQSRPHSEVGLGGGSGPPLEGDSLEHTPPPAHREACGCRTVYANCFSGDVEDGCGFDEELTIYEFSKRTRPKPAHSTPLASPTSPIPSPNILSLLRDTPRPLSTLSTTSSELSPLLSRPVSPTPPIGSLRSLTNKHYGGLKGGFVSLRQDINQLLLVLAGPSPSSEPSKTDQDEGGEGGPNPAQEEGPTACCGGASPPPMTEPERNLLQAEARRLATGCQRATRVGWAPEEALRSLSNSFSALVQLSAACLRTHPCPGCDVCRNGGQIQSTDDDGGQEEALDKLKEIVGLYREFVGAVETAGAGSGSSSGTGSGDGQGEGEGVRLLAKRCTVLISSVFSLTQLFRTHSPDLPGHTPLNF; this is translated from the exons ATGGACTCTCTGGCAGCCAAAGACCTGGCGTGTCTACTGGGGGGCTACTGCAAGCTCCTGGTGGaccccagagtgtgtgtgttccgtcTGGGACGCCCCAAGGTCCGGGTTCACAGGATACCTgctgaggaaggtgtgtgtgaaGGGAAGTTCGCCGTTATAGAGGGAGTGTGCTATGAATCGCTGACAA GCTATGTGTCCCGCTGCTGTAGTGACTCCAATGACTCTTCAGATGAGGACTACCCTGCCGAGCCTCCGCCAACGCACACCCGCAAACGCCACGCACCCGCCAGCAAAgacagggaggggtggaggagagaaaaggaggagcagagaggagcagagggaaagaaagaaagagctgAAAAAGAAGACAAAGATAAGCATGAGGTGAAGATCATTGTGACGTCAGAGAAGGACATGGAAGTTGAGGAGGAGGACGGAAGagaagatggaggaagagagatacaTCTAGGAGGTAACGCCAATGAAGGAAGAGTGGAACAGGACATGGTACTGGACACTAACTGGTATCACACAGACCCACGGGTTAACAGTAGCTTCTCCAGCCTGTCCAGTGGCTCTTTGAGTGCTGCCTTGGAGGAAAGCGGTGTCGCAGCCAGGGGAGAGGACCCAGCCAAGGCCTCCTCTCGTGTGGACGCCCTGCGTGAGGACAGCCCCTCTCGCCATTCCAAACAGCCGACTCGGGGGATCGCCACACTGGATGTCCACCATCCATTCCTCCTGGAGGTCACAGCTCCCTCTCCACAGCGCCAGAGAGAGGGCGCCGCCGGCAGCACGGCCTCCGCACCCGTACGCCCCACCAACCTGAGTTACCGTAGCAACGATAGCTCGTGTCTTTGCTTCGCCGAGCTTTCCCAAGGCAGCTACCTCCCTAGCCCCCCCGAGGCCACCAGCGACgaggaggagacggaggaagTTGAGGatgacgatgatgaggaggaactGAGACGGCTTTCtaagatacccagtcagatagaCCTGCGCCTCATCGACAAGATCTGCGCCCGGTCTAACAAAACTGCTTCCAACAACAAGTTAGACATCCCCAGAATCATCCCCAACCTCACCTCCTGTGAAAAGAGGACTGTTTGTAGCTCTGCCCACAAAGGGGAGGAGCGTCTATCAATTCACTCTGGAGATTCCGAGCCTTTCCTAACGCCGTCCcctaatcctcctcctcctattgctAGGGAAAGTGCTTCGGAGTCAGATGATGAGTTCTTCGATGCCCAGGAGCGGTTCACTCCTCCAGTTCCTTCTGATGGTACAG aaaaCAGTTTGGATGCGACTGACAATAAGAGGCACATTAAACGCTGGACTGGCACAGGGAACGGACTGCCAGTGGTACCAGAGATGGAGCCTCCCTCACCCCTCAAAAAGAAGCACTCCTCCCCTGACCACAAGAAACAGCAGGAGACCCAACGAGACCCAAAGCCCCATTCAAACCAGGCTTCCACTCAGAGGGTTGATGCCAAGACCAAGCCTCCACCATTGGCCCCCAAGCCCCAGCTACCCATAAAACCTGAACTGGCCCCCAAGCCCCAGATGGGCCCCCAGAGGTCTCCCCAGCGCGGCAGTCCATACTCCCATTGTAACGGAGATGCTGGTGGGGGCCATGCGGGCCTGCTGGAGGTAGACACCATGGAACCAGACACCATGGAGTTTAAATCAGTCACCTCGGGAGCGGGGGGGCCTCCGCTCGCCTCCCCCCTCATCACGGCGGTACGGAAGAGCCAGCAACCCCCTGCCGGTCCACAGGGTGTGGAGAACGGGCCTAAGATGGAGAACAGTTCTAAGCAAGAGAACGGTTCTAAGAACGGGACTCATCACGCGCTTCCTAAGGACCGTGTTCTGGTCACTGCTGACAACAGGAGAGCTGATGTTGAAACTAAAACAAACAGGGTTACCCTGCTGAAGGGAGAGGTCAGAACGGGGGTTGGGGTGGACCTCCCGAAAAATCTGCCAAGCCTGTCCCCCATTCCACATTCTGCTTCAGGAGATGAGATCAGGTTGAGCCTGGCCacccctccaccactctctcccaaaccctcccctccttctctccatcccctatCAGTCCTCCCCATCCCGGTCTCACCAAATGAGAAAGGGGGGACGTGTCCGCCGAGCGGCCTCCACCCCTGGGTTAGTTGCAACGGGAGCAATCAGACCGGGAGGAGGGTCTCTCTGAGTCACGAGAACTTGTCGCCCAAAAATACAGACGCCCCCCTCAGCCTGACCACCTCCCTCACCACCTCCTCTAAAGGGACAGCGGGAGACCCAGAGAGCACAGGAAGGTCAGGGTCAGACTTGAGGGTCAGTTCTTCCAGCCTGGGGGGCCGTCTGCCTACCTCAGCCCTGAGAGGGAGGATCCAGGCCCTGCCTTGGTACATGACCCGCTCGCAGGAGATCCTGGGCACCCTGGACCACTCTTCCACCAGCTCCGTCAACGGGGATGTCACGTCCGGCTATGGCTCCGGTCTGTCAGTCAGCGGAGCCTCTGAGGTCAGCAAGGTCACTGCCCAGGCAACAGTTGGAGAGACTGCAGGGGGAAAAGGGAAGAAGGAAGTGGTGGAGGATGGAGCCGAGGTTGTCATAGCAACCATCAAAGAGTTCCAGGAAGTGACTCCGCGTGCGAAGGAGGCCAACGGGAATAGCGGGTCGCACCCCAACCTGTCCCTGAGAGAAAACGGCGCACACGTCTCAGAACCCTACGGATTCCTGGGGTCCTGCAAGTCAGAGCAGCCTCAGTCCAGACCCCACTCAGAGGTGGGGTTAGGGGGCGGTTCAGGCCCGCCCCTAGAGGGGGACTCTCTGGAGCACACCCCTCCCCCAGCCCACCGTGAGGCGTGCGGCTGCCGCACCGTCTACGCCAACTGCTTCAGCGGTGACGTGGAGGACGGCTGTGGCTTCGACGAGGAGCTCACCATCTACGAGTTCTCCAAACGCACGCGCCCCAAACCAGCCCATTCTACACCCCTggcctcccccacctcccccatCCCCTCCCCCAACATCCTGTCCCTGCTGAGAGACACCCCTCgccccctctccaccctctccaccacctcctcaGAGCTCAGCCCACTCCTGTCCCGCCCTGTCTCCCCCACGCCCCCCATCGGCTCCCTGCGTTCCCTCACCAACAAGCACTATGGGGGGCTGAAAGGGGGCTTCGTTTCCCTGAGACAGGACATCAATCAGCTCCTACTGGTCCTGGCTGGGCCATCACCATCATCAGAACCTTCCAAAACAGATCAGGATGAGGGTGGAGAAGGGGGACCCAACCCAGCCCAAGAAGAGGGTCCAACCGCGTGCTGTGGAGGTGCAAGTCCTCCGCCCATGACGGAGCCTGAGAGGAATTTACTCCAGGCGGAGGCACGGCGGTTGGCAACAGGGTGCCAACGTGCCACACGTGTGGGCTGGGCTCCAGAGGAGGCGCTTCGTTCCTTATCCAACAGTTTCAGTGCCCTGGTGCAGCTCTCCGCAGCCTGCCTGAGAACACACCCCTGTCCTGGATGTGATGTCTGCCGCAACGGGGGTCAGATCCAGAGCACTGATGATGATGGGGGCCAGGAGGAGGCTCTGGACAAGCTGAAGGAGATCGTAGGGCTGTACAGGGAGTTTGTTGGGGCTGTGGAGACTGCTGGAGCCGGGTCTGGGTCCAGCAGTGGGACGGGGTCTGGGGATGGACAGGGAGAGGGCGAAGGGGTGAGGCTACTGGCCAAACGGTGCACGGTGCTCATCTCTTCCGTCTTTTCGCTAACACAGCTGTTCAGGACGCACTCGCCGGACTTGCCAGGTCACACGCCTCTCAACTTTTGA
- the LOC109905100 gene encoding solute carrier family 25 member 51-like, with amino-acid sequence MDPESARTSQPQGSLGKSGVSLLSGRGLGAALTPRGKHYACGSIAAFTNIMVTFPIQKVLFRQQLHGVRAREAVGQLQRDGMRNLYRGLLPPLLQKTTTVAIMFGLYEDFSHVLLDQLSTGSGIPELVTRSFAAALAGTAEAALMPFERVQTLLQDHRHHGRFHNTGHTFRTLLREYGVKECYRGLVPVLIRNGPSNMLFFGLRGPIKEQLPEASSRTGHLVNDFVCGGVLGAALGIMFYPLNVVKSRAQSQVGGAFRPCGEVLMTVWRERGGSVAMLFRGAHLNYHRSLLSWGIINATYELLLKVF; translated from the coding sequence ATGGACCCAGAGTCAGCCCGCACATCACAGCCCCAGGGCTCCCTTGGTAAAAGTGGGGTCTCCCTGCTATCTGGCAGGGGTTTGGGGGCAGCTCTCACCCCTCGAGGGAAACACTATGCGTGTGGTTCCATAGCTGCCTTCACCAACATCATGGTGACATTCCCCATCCAGAAAGTTCTGTTCAGGCAGCAGCTGCACGGTGTGCGGGCCAGAGAGGCCGTCGGGCAGCTCCAACGGGACGGGATGAGGAATCTCTACAGGGGACTGCTCCCTCCTCTTCTGCAGAAGACCACCACGGTAGCCATCATGTTCGGCCTGTACGAGGACTTCTCCCATGTCTTACTGGACCAGTTGTCCACAGGCAGCGGCATTCCTGAGCTAGTGACGCGTAGCTTCGCAGCTGCACTGGCGGGCACGGCAGAGGCTGCCCTGATGCCGTTTGAGCGGGTGCAGACTCTCCTCCAGGACCACCGGCACCACGGCCGCTTCCACAACACGGGCCACACCTTCCGGACTCTCCTAAGAGAGTACGGTGTGAAGGAGTGCTACCGCGGCCTGGTGCCAGTCTTAATAAGAAACGGTCCCAGTAACATGCTGTTCTTCGGGCTCCGCGGGCCCATCAAGGAGCAGCTCCCTGAAGCCTCCAGCCGGACCGGCCACCTGGTCAATGActttgtgtgtggaggggtgctGGGGGCGGCGCTGGGGATCATGTTCTACCCGCTGAACGTGGTGAAGTCCCGTGCCCAGTCCCAAGTTGGGGGCGCGTTCCGGCCCTGTGGGGAGGTGTTAATGACGGTTTGGCGGGAGAGAGGCGGCAGCGTGGCCATGCTGTTCAGAGGGGCCCACCTCAACTACCACCGCTCTCTTCTCTCCTGGGGCATCATCAACGCCACATACGAGCTGCTGCTCAAAGTGTTCTGA